A stretch of DNA from Endozoicomonas sp. 8E:
GGTTTGCTGAATGTTAGCGCCCTGTACCAGCCGCCCCTGATAACTCTGCCATAAACCCGATTTTTCCAGAGACTGTTTTGCTGCCAGTCCGTAGGGAGCGGTTGCGGGGTTGGCAATAGCCAGTTTTCCTTGCCAGTCTTTGAGCTGCTCAATGGCAAATGGGCTTTTATGTTCTGTTCGATCCCAAAGCACCAGACGTCCATAGGCGTATGTTCTGCGGCTGTCTGGCAGCGCCCTGCCATTGTTTTCCAGCTTCAGGGGTCTGGTTTGATCGGCTGAGAAAAAAAGATCAAAAGGTGCTCCGTGCATAATCTGGTGATAGAGCACGCCGGTCGACGCTGAAGAGATACTGACCCTGTGGCCCGTCTGACGCATAAACTGTTCAGCCAGATGTTCCAGCACAGGTTTAAAATTGGCCGATACCGCCACTCGAAGATTGGCGGCGGTTGCGCTTATGCTCAACAACAGTGTCAGCATACCCAGCCAATATTTCACAACGACTCCTGTCCCCAGCGTTTTGCTGCCTGTTCATCGGACTCTCTCGCATCTACCCAGCGATCACCTTCTGGCGTGGTTTCCTTTTTCCAGAAAGGAGCGCGGGTTTTCAGGTAATCCATAACAAACTCACAGATCTCAAAGGCCGCTTTGCGGTGGGCACTGGCCACACCGACAAAAACAATTCTGTCACCCGGCTGCAGCTGTCCGACCCGGTGAATTACTTTTATGGCTTGCAGTGGCCAACGCTCAGCGGCTTCATCAATAATTTCCTGAAGCGCCTTCTCGGTCATACCCGGATAATGTTCCAGGTACAGCCCCCCCACATCATCCCCGAGGTTTTCATCCCGCACCAGTCCGGTGAAAGTCACCAGCGCCCCGGTACCGGTGTTGCTACTGAGCTGATCCTGTTCATAGCCCGGATCAAAGTCGTCTTTCTGTATTGAGATCATGATCACCCTCCGGTGACGGGGGGAAAGAAAGCAATTTCGTCGCCTTCTTTTA
This window harbors:
- the modA gene encoding molybdate ABC transporter substrate-binding protein — translated: MKYWLGMLTLLLSISATAANLRVAVSANFKPVLEHLAEQFMRQTGHRVSISSASTGVLYHQIMHGAPFDLFFSADQTRPLKLENNGRALPDSRRTYAYGRLVLWDRTEHKSPFAIEQLKDWQGKLAIANPATAPYGLAAKQSLEKSGLWQSYQGRLVQGANIQQTWQFVASGNVDMGLVALSQLSGNELKRITYVPDRLYDPVRQDMVILKRTEHKKIAQAFSTFVLSVSSQKYIAEHGYFPAIKDRAK
- the moaE gene encoding molybdopterin synthase catalytic subunit MoaE, with the translated sequence MISIQKDDFDPGYEQDQLSSNTGTGALVTFTGLVRDENLGDDVGGLYLEHYPGMTEKALQEIIDEAAERWPLQAIKVIHRVGQLQPGDRIVFVGVASAHRKAAFEICEFVMDYLKTRAPFWKKETTPEGDRWVDARESDEQAAKRWGQESL